The DNA region ACCTCAGCCAGGAGAACGGGAATGTGTTCCACATGTGACACCCTAGAGGCCCATGCCCGTCATTTGCTCGCCGATGAACTGGTTGTCGCGCTGCATGCGCGCCACTTCCGCCGCCCATCGTTCTTTGGCCCAGACTTCCACGCGATTCAACACGCCGACGACGATGGCGGTGCCGTTCAGCCCGGCGTAGTCGCGCAGTCCGGCCGGCACGAGGATACGGCCCTGGCGGTCGAGCTCGCACTCGGCGCCGGAGGCGAACATGCGGCTGAAGGTGCGACCCTCGCTGTGGCCGATCGGCAGGTTCAGAATCTTTTCGCGCAGCGATTCGAACTCACTGGTGCGCAGTATGAAGAGGCAGCCGTCCAGCCCGCGTGTTATGAACAGCGTGCCGGTCAGCCGGTCGCGAAACGCCTGGGGGATGGTCAGGCGGCCTTTTTCGTCAAGGCTATGTTCAAATTCGCCAACGAACGTTTGTTCTGTTTCTCCCAC from Chloroflexota bacterium includes:
- the mraZ gene encoding division/cell wall cluster transcriptional repressor MraZ, with the protein product MGETEQTFVGEFEHSLDEKGRLTIPQAFRDRLTGTLFITRGLDGCLFILRTSEFESLREKILNLPIGHSEGRTFSRMFASGAECELDRQGRILVPAGLRDYAGLNGTAIVVGVLNRVEVWAKERWAAEVARMQRDNQFIGEQMTGMGL